A window of Haliscomenobacter hydrossis DSM 1100 contains these coding sequences:
- a CDS encoding ATP-dependent helicase, translating into MSYLDELNPVQRQAVENTDGPVLVVAGPGSGKTRVLTYRIAHIMEKGVAPWEILSLTFTNKAAREMQERISKVVGDKARNVWSGTFHSIFARILRVEADKIGYSPNFTIYDTEDTKSVIGAIIKEMNLDKTVYNVNTIRSRISSAKSSLITPRLYAENEAMKMQDRQAKMPFISDIYLKYGERCKRAGAMDFDDLLYRLYELWQKNPEVLDKYRKRFRYLLVDEFQDTNTLQYGIIRKLVHFEGSPRNICVVGDDAQSIYAFRGATIQNILDFEKDFSPFGIKVFKLEENYRSTEHIVQAANEVIRFNKKQIQKKIWSSKGTGQKIKVIKTMTDAEEGKRVADTISEQRNRFHLRNTDIAVLYRTNAQSRVLEEYLRRYNIPYKIFGGLSFYQRKEVKDLIGYLRLAVNPKDEEALRRVINFPKRGIGDSTLDKISELAGQQNLTMWEVLLHIDAGTRTQKSIHEFVKIVQDSGQKAESLNAHEAAMYIAKQSKLIEEYNQDKTVEGLGRLENLNALLDGIKSFVEDDEFETASEQQNKSLASYLQNIALLTDQDDESKNGDYVTLMSVHSAKGLEFKSVFVVGLEEKLFPSFMSMDTPDGLDEERRLFYVAITRAEQYLTLTFSMSRYKFGQMQYNEMSRFIEEIPRDHLESTSALRSGFSADFEPTPSRTTTTAVPSKSGVSGAFKPRPASSNAAPRIDPALFKASPSDQIKVGNTVLHLKFGEGKVLNIDGGKDNRIATIFFEAADDGQEKRIMLKFAKLQIVE; encoded by the coding sequence ATGTCTTACTTAGATGAGCTGAACCCGGTTCAGCGTCAAGCCGTCGAAAATACCGATGGGCCTGTATTGGTTGTTGCCGGTCCTGGATCGGGCAAAACCCGTGTGCTCACGTACCGCATTGCCCACATCATGGAAAAAGGGGTGGCACCCTGGGAAATATTGTCGCTGACTTTTACCAACAAGGCCGCCAGGGAAATGCAAGAGCGGATCTCAAAAGTAGTGGGCGACAAGGCCCGCAACGTTTGGTCGGGCACTTTCCACTCCATTTTTGCGCGCATCTTGCGGGTAGAAGCCGATAAGATTGGCTATTCCCCCAACTTTACCATCTACGATACCGAAGATACCAAAAGTGTGATCGGGGCCATCATCAAAGAGATGAACCTCGATAAAACGGTGTACAACGTCAACACGATCCGCAGCCGCATCTCATCTGCCAAGAGCAGCTTGATCACTCCACGCCTGTACGCCGAAAACGAGGCGATGAAAATGCAGGATCGGCAGGCCAAAATGCCGTTCATCAGCGATATTTACCTCAAATACGGCGAACGCTGCAAACGCGCCGGAGCCATGGATTTTGATGACCTGCTGTACCGCCTGTACGAGCTGTGGCAAAAGAACCCCGAGGTGCTCGACAAATACCGCAAGCGCTTCCGCTACCTGCTGGTGGACGAGTTTCAGGATACCAACACCTTGCAATACGGCATCATCCGCAAGCTGGTGCATTTTGAGGGCAGCCCCCGCAACATTTGTGTGGTCGGGGATGACGCCCAAAGTATCTATGCTTTCCGCGGGGCTACGATCCAGAACATCCTCGACTTTGAGAAGGATTTTAGCCCCTTTGGCATCAAAGTTTTTAAACTGGAAGAAAATTACCGCTCTACCGAGCACATCGTGCAAGCTGCCAATGAAGTGATCCGCTTCAACAAAAAGCAGATTCAGAAAAAAATCTGGTCGAGCAAAGGCACCGGGCAAAAGATCAAGGTGATCAAAACCATGACCGATGCCGAGGAAGGCAAACGGGTAGCCGACACCATCTCCGAGCAACGCAACCGTTTTCACCTGCGCAATACGGACATCGCAGTGTTGTACCGTACCAATGCCCAAAGCCGGGTATTGGAAGAGTACCTGCGCCGCTACAACATTCCTTACAAGATTTTTGGCGGCTTGTCATTCTACCAGCGCAAGGAAGTGAAAGACCTGATTGGGTACCTGCGCCTGGCCGTCAACCCTAAAGATGAGGAAGCCCTGCGCCGGGTGATCAATTTCCCCAAACGGGGCATTGGCGACAGCACTCTAGACAAAATCAGTGAACTGGCCGGACAACAAAACCTCACCATGTGGGAGGTGTTGCTGCACATTGATGCGGGAACTCGTACCCAAAAGTCGATCCACGAGTTTGTCAAAATTGTGCAGGACAGTGGCCAAAAGGCTGAATCCCTGAATGCCCACGAAGCGGCCATGTACATCGCCAAGCAATCCAAACTGATTGAGGAATACAACCAGGACAAAACAGTAGAAGGCCTGGGGCGTCTGGAAAACCTCAATGCTTTACTGGATGGGATCAAATCTTTTGTGGAAGATGACGAATTTGAAACGGCATCAGAACAGCAGAATAAATCGCTGGCCTCGTACCTGCAAAACATTGCGCTACTCACCGATCAGGACGATGAGTCCAAAAACGGCGATTACGTCACCCTGATGTCGGTGCACTCGGCCAAAGGTTTGGAGTTCAAGTCGGTCTTTGTGGTGGGATTGGAAGAAAAACTCTTCCCTTCCTTCATGTCGATGGATACACCGGATGGACTGGACGAGGAGCGCCGTTTGTTTTATGTGGCCATCACCCGCGCCGAGCAGTACCTGACCCTTACTTTTTCGATGAGCCGCTACAAGTTCGGCCAGATGCAGTACAACGAAATGAGCCGTTTCATCGAGGAAATTCCCCGCGATCACCTGGAAAGTACTTCTGCCCTGCGCAGTGGTTTTTCCGCCGATTTCGAACCTACACCGAGCAGAACGACTACCACTGCTGTACCGAGCAAGTCAGGCGTAAGTGGCGCATTTAAACCCCGTCCGGCCAGCAGCAATGCCGCGCCGCGCATCGATCCGGCACTGTTCAAGGCCAGCCCCAGTGATCAAATCAAAGTGGGGAATACCGTGCTGCACCTGAAGTTTGGCGAGGGCAAAGTGCTGAACATCGACGGCGGGAAGGACAACCGCATCGCCACGATTTTCTTTGAGGCTGCAGATGACGGACAGGAGAAACGGATTATGCTGAAGTTTGCGAAGTTGCAGATAGTGGAGTAG
- a CDS encoding carboxymuconolactone decarboxylase family protein has protein sequence MSIVSEFNDYRAKMNEEILAQDNLVLKRFFNLDSNAYQDGALDKKTKELLGLIASMVLRCDDCIRYHLGKCFELGVSRDEVFEVFAIANLVGGSICIPHTRRAVEYWSALETA, from the coding sequence ATGTCGATCGTATCTGAATTCAATGACTACCGCGCCAAAATGAACGAAGAAATTTTGGCCCAAGACAACCTGGTGCTTAAGCGCTTTTTCAACCTGGACAGCAATGCCTACCAGGATGGCGCTTTGGACAAAAAAACCAAGGAATTGCTGGGCTTGATTGCTTCGATGGTACTGCGTTGTGACGACTGCATTCGTTACCACCTGGGCAAGTGTTTTGAACTCGGCGTTTCACGCGATGAGGTTTTTGAAGTTTTTGCCATCGCCAACTTGGTGGGTGGTTCAATTTGTATTCCCCACACCCGCCGGGCCGTGGAGTATTGGAGTGCATTGGAAACAGCATAA
- a CDS encoding SRPBCC family protein, whose translation MQIKRKEWQQFIPKPVEEIWDFFSRPENLKKLTPAKVGITMLVDLSGKEMYPGMLIPYYISPLLGIRMKWLTEITHIEHLRYFVDQQREGPYAFWHHQHNFVAQNGGTLMTDILHYKVPYGPIGTLADWILVDKMVDDIFGFRKEAIEQYFGKS comes from the coding sequence ATGCAGATCAAGCGAAAAGAGTGGCAACAATTCATTCCCAAACCAGTTGAAGAGATCTGGGATTTCTTTTCTCGACCCGAAAATTTAAAAAAACTCACGCCAGCTAAAGTCGGAATCACCATGCTCGTTGACCTGAGCGGCAAAGAAATGTATCCAGGGATGTTGATCCCCTACTACATCAGCCCACTTTTGGGCATTCGGATGAAATGGTTAACCGAAATTACCCATATTGAGCATCTTCGCTACTTTGTTGACCAACAACGGGAAGGCCCTTATGCTTTTTGGCACCACCAGCATAATTTTGTTGCACAAAATGGCGGTACGCTGATGACCGACATTTTGCACTACAAAGTACCTTACGGACCCATCGGCACCCTGGCCGATTGGATCTTGGTGGATAAAATGGTGGATGACATTTTTGGGTTCCGCAAAGAAGCGATTGAACAGTATTTTGGAAAATCCTAA
- a CDS encoding AfsR/SARP family transcriptional regulator, translated as MSSSKLIVITGQIPSVQTQIQSMLADHFALCSVPLGDTDSLNKLSKLSKAAIVVANANSLAYLASCQLMGRIPTLAVLDQPSPELLQQAYQAGARKVLIWPALKAELQHSLAQCIKKATLMDVLKDKLRAIFQSIFQPSFKIKGLPVLFNKTERTALVSTPPLQINLLGELSIRQNEFLLKPHTQKEQELLGYLLFHYPRSIRREKLCAALWPGIDAEAARNRLNVLIHRMRKGEDKDQSIADLVVYDHKFNAYCLNLPDAVQIDVHQYFSLQMELKNQTHQEEISIQICKKIVELHRGDFLEGVERSEWVDRQRHDIREHLQGIILRLADYFLKRGLPAQAISYCRKGVDLDPCLEAIQQRLISALALNGDREAAIRAYNRFEQTRQQELRLSPSASSKELLCLVEEGRSEELYSWIQHFSASKS; from the coding sequence ATGTCCTCCTCTAAACTGATTGTCATAACCGGTCAGATTCCGTCTGTTCAGACGCAAATTCAGTCCATGCTGGCTGATCATTTTGCGCTGTGCTCCGTCCCTTTAGGAGATACTGACTCCTTGAACAAACTTTCCAAATTGTCGAAAGCCGCCATCGTTGTCGCCAATGCCAACTCTTTGGCTTATTTGGCCAGTTGTCAATTGATGGGACGGATACCAACCTTGGCTGTACTGGATCAACCTTCTCCAGAACTTTTACAACAAGCCTATCAGGCAGGTGCGCGCAAGGTGCTCATTTGGCCAGCGCTAAAAGCGGAACTACAACATTCACTGGCTCAATGCATCAAAAAAGCAACCTTGATGGATGTACTGAAAGATAAGCTTCGGGCTATTTTTCAGTCTATTTTTCAACCCAGCTTCAAAATCAAAGGCTTACCTGTGCTGTTCAATAAAACCGAGCGCACTGCACTGGTTTCGACTCCGCCCCTGCAGATCAATTTATTGGGGGAACTAAGCATTCGGCAAAATGAATTTTTGCTCAAACCACATACCCAAAAAGAACAAGAATTGTTGGGCTATTTGCTTTTTCACTATCCCCGTTCGATTAGAAGAGAAAAACTATGTGCGGCGCTATGGCCCGGTATCGATGCCGAAGCGGCCCGCAATCGCCTCAATGTACTGATCCACCGCATGCGCAAAGGGGAGGATAAAGATCAAAGCATTGCTGATTTGGTCGTTTATGACCATAAGTTCAACGCGTATTGTCTGAATTTACCAGATGCAGTACAAATTGATGTGCATCAATATTTTTCGTTGCAGATGGAATTAAAAAATCAAACCCATCAAGAGGAGATCAGCATCCAGATTTGTAAAAAAATTGTCGAGCTCCACCGTGGAGATTTTTTAGAAGGAGTAGAACGTTCCGAGTGGGTAGACCGGCAACGCCATGATATTCGGGAACACCTGCAAGGCATCATCTTGCGCCTGGCCGACTACTTCCTCAAACGAGGACTACCGGCACAAGCCATCAGTTACTGCCGAAAAGGGGTTGACCTGGATCCTTGCCTGGAAGCCATTCAACAGCGCCTGATCAGTGCTCTTGCACTGAACGGAGATCGGGAAGCGGCTATACGGGCGTACAATCGCTTTGAACAGACCCGGCAGCAAGAACTGCGCTTATCTCCTTCCGCTTCCAGCAAAGAATTGCTGTGCTTGGTAGAAGAAGGTAGGTCCGAAGAATTGTACAGTTGGATTCAGCATTTTTCAGCCTCCAAAAGTTAG
- a CDS encoding ABC transporter ATP-binding protein, with protein MEPIIQIRDLRKFFGKKQALYGINLDIMPGQIIGYIGPNGAGKSTTVRILAGLDERFEGTVTIKGIDVKENPLAVKRIIGYIPELADLYDVLAPMEFLMLIGRLHDLEDQQIEERATRMLDFLGLKDQLHHRMDTFSKGMRQKVLLVSGLLHNPEIIFMDEPLSGLDANAVILVKEIILRLVEQGKTVIYCSHNMDTVEKISDRIILIAEGKVVADGTFQELKRNEGDTLEKLFSQLTGQPDFDQLAEGFTQTFNP; from the coding sequence ATGGAACCCATCATTCAAATCCGCGACTTGCGCAAATTTTTTGGCAAAAAGCAAGCTTTGTACGGCATCAACCTGGACATTATGCCCGGCCAAATCATTGGCTATATCGGGCCAAATGGCGCCGGGAAATCGACTACCGTACGGATATTGGCAGGATTGGATGAACGTTTTGAAGGAACAGTAACCATTAAAGGCATCGATGTCAAAGAAAATCCTCTCGCCGTAAAGCGGATCATTGGATACATTCCTGAGTTGGCCGATTTGTACGACGTCCTTGCGCCGATGGAGTTTTTGATGCTGATCGGGCGCTTACATGACCTGGAAGACCAACAAATTGAAGAAAGGGCCACCCGCATGCTCGATTTTTTGGGGCTCAAAGACCAGTTGCACCACCGGATGGATACCTTTTCCAAAGGGATGCGACAAAAAGTACTGCTGGTTTCGGGTTTGTTGCACAATCCGGAGATCATTTTTATGGACGAGCCACTCAGCGGCCTGGATGCCAATGCGGTTATTTTGGTCAAAGAAATCATTTTGCGGCTGGTGGAACAGGGCAAAACCGTGATTTACTGTTCGCACAACATGGATACCGTTGAAAAAATTTCGGACCGCATCATTTTGATTGCCGAAGGGAAAGTGGTAGCGGACGGTACCTTTCAGGAGCTCAAGCGCAATGAAGGAGATACCCTGGAAAAACTCTTTTCGCAACTCACCGGACAACCCGATTTTGATCAATTGGCCGAGGGCTTCACTCAAACCTTTAACCCCTAA
- the ahcY gene encoding adenosylhomocysteinase: MSVATQLKYKVKDIALADWGRKEITLAEAEMPGLMALREKYGQIKPLKGARIAGCLHMTIQTAVLIETLKELGADVTWSSCNIFSTQDHAAAAIAAAGIPVFAWKGMSEEEYEWCVEQTLYAFEGGKGLNMILDDGGDLTNMVLDKFPELVQDLGGISEETTTGVHRLYERVAKGTLPVPAINVNDSVTKSKFDNKYGCKESLVDAIRRATDIMMAGKVAVVAGYGDVGKGSAASLRGAGCRVIVSEIDPICALQAAMDGFEVKKMINAIPRADIVVTATGNCRIIGPEHFRLMRDKTIVCNIGHFDNEIDVAWLNEAYGHTKDTIKPQVDLYNIDGKDILLLAEGRLVNLGCATGHPSFVMSNSFTNQVLAQLELFTKGEKYENKVYMLPKELDEEVARLHLAKIGVELEELTTEQADYIGVEKQGPFKPEYYRY; this comes from the coding sequence ATGTCGGTAGCAACTCAATTGAAGTACAAAGTAAAAGACATTGCCCTTGCCGATTGGGGGCGCAAGGAGATTACCCTTGCTGAGGCTGAAATGCCCGGTTTGATGGCACTACGCGAAAAGTACGGCCAGATCAAACCTTTGAAAGGTGCCCGCATTGCCGGTTGTTTGCACATGACCATCCAAACCGCTGTGCTGATTGAAACCCTCAAGGAACTGGGTGCAGACGTTACCTGGTCTTCTTGTAACATTTTTTCTACTCAAGATCATGCTGCGGCAGCTATTGCAGCGGCGGGAATCCCCGTTTTTGCCTGGAAAGGAATGAGCGAGGAAGAATACGAATGGTGTGTGGAGCAAACTTTGTACGCCTTTGAAGGTGGCAAAGGGCTCAATATGATCCTGGATGATGGTGGTGACCTGACCAATATGGTATTGGATAAATTCCCGGAATTGGTGCAAGACCTGGGCGGTATCTCTGAAGAAACCACCACGGGAGTACACCGCTTGTACGAGCGGGTAGCCAAAGGTACCCTTCCCGTTCCTGCCATCAATGTAAACGACTCGGTTACCAAATCGAAATTCGACAACAAGTACGGTTGTAAAGAATCACTGGTGGATGCCATCCGCCGCGCTACCGACATCATGATGGCCGGTAAAGTAGCGGTTGTTGCCGGATACGGTGATGTGGGTAAAGGTTCTGCTGCTTCACTGCGTGGTGCAGGTTGCCGGGTGATCGTTTCTGAAATTGACCCCATCTGTGCGCTGCAAGCGGCTATGGACGGGTTCGAGGTCAAAAAAATGATCAACGCCATTCCTCGCGCGGATATCGTGGTTACGGCTACGGGCAACTGCCGCATCATCGGGCCTGAGCACTTCCGCTTGATGAGAGACAAAACCATCGTGTGCAACATTGGCCACTTCGACAACGAGATCGACGTTGCCTGGTTGAACGAGGCCTATGGCCATACCAAAGATACCATCAAGCCACAGGTTGACTTGTACAACATCGATGGCAAAGACATTCTGCTCTTGGCAGAAGGTCGCCTGGTTAACCTGGGTTGTGCTACTGGTCACCCTTCATTCGTGATGTCCAACTCCTTTACCAACCAGGTATTGGCCCAACTGGAATTGTTCACCAAAGGTGAGAAGTACGAAAACAAAGTATACATGCTGCCCAAAGAATTGGACGAGGAAGTAGCGCGCCTGCACCTGGCCAAAATTGGGGTAGAACTGGAAGAACTGACCACCGAGCAAGCCGACTACATCGGTGTAGAAAAACAAGGCCCATTCAAGCCTGAGTACTACCGGTATTAA
- a CDS encoding Uma2 family endonuclease, which yields MSTTVALSEYEIERGKPMPDKNHAFIQENLLFLIKLMYREKYRVLPEVNLDLPVRERIPDLAIYPMMKFVPDENEIRMKQAPLCAIEILSAKQDLSELMTKRAEYFTGGVLSYWLVLPALYTIYVFSSPTEYQIFSGKDKLYDAKLDIELNLEEVFQ from the coding sequence ATGTCAACTACTGTTGCACTATCAGAATACGAAATTGAACGCGGAAAACCTATGCCAGATAAGAATCATGCATTCATTCAAGAAAATCTTCTTTTTCTGATTAAATTGATGTACCGTGAAAAATATCGGGTACTCCCTGAGGTTAATCTGGATTTACCGGTCAGGGAAAGGATACCTGATTTGGCAATTTACCCAATGATGAAGTTTGTTCCAGATGAGAATGAAATCCGCATGAAGCAAGCTCCGCTTTGCGCCATCGAAATTTTATCGGCCAAGCAAGATTTATCTGAATTAATGACCAAACGTGCTGAATATTTTACAGGAGGGGTATTGTCCTATTGGCTGGTGTTGCCTGCATTGTACACCATTTATGTTTTTTCTTCGCCAACGGAATACCAAATCTTTTCTGGAAAAGATAAACTTTACGACGCCAAATTGGACATTGAACTAAACCTGGAAGAGGTTTTTCAATAA
- a CDS encoding phosphoribosylanthranilate isomerase — translation MFPKIKICCISSLEEAHLAVQLGASALGLVAKMPSGPGPISDELIREIAAAVPPPIASFLLTSRTDITGIAEHQRAVGTNTVQIVDALSEGTYAQLRLALPGISIVQVIHVVDEKSVDEALEIAPQVDALLLDSGNPNLAVKELGGTGRVHNWALSRQIVEQSSKPVFLAGGLNAENVKVAMDAVQPWGLDLCSGVRSNGNLDPVKLEAFFRAVYG, via the coding sequence ATGTTTCCAAAAATCAAAATTTGCTGCATCAGCAGTTTGGAAGAAGCCCATCTGGCCGTCCAACTCGGTGCTTCTGCCCTGGGCTTAGTGGCCAAAATGCCTAGCGGGCCTGGGCCGATCAGTGACGAACTGATTCGGGAAATAGCGGCTGCTGTTCCTCCTCCCATCGCCAGCTTTTTGCTGACCAGTCGTACCGATATCACAGGTATTGCTGAACATCAGCGTGCCGTAGGAACGAATACGGTACAGATTGTGGATGCACTAAGTGAAGGTACTTATGCGCAATTGCGCTTGGCCCTACCCGGTATTTCCATCGTACAGGTGATTCACGTCGTTGATGAAAAGAGTGTGGATGAGGCCCTGGAGATTGCCCCACAGGTAGATGCCTTGTTGCTCGACTCTGGCAATCCAAACCTAGCGGTGAAAGAGCTCGGCGGGACTGGACGAGTACACAATTGGGCCCTAAGCCGACAGATAGTAGAACAATCTTCTAAACCAGTATTTTTGGCCGGAGGCCTGAACGCTGAAAACGTGAAAGTGGCAATGGATGCGGTGCAGCCCTGGGGGCTGGATTTGTGCAGCGGGGTGCGCAGCAATGGGAATTTGGATCCAGTGAAGTTAGAGGCCTTTTTTAGAGCGGTGTATGGATAG
- a CDS encoding alpha/beta hydrolase family esterase: MKKNLLFLTRMALVLGTLFLMQACKEDELTGPTGADLTTQKRIDHNLTVDGKKREFIVFQPAGIQENAAAPVVFMLHGTSGDGEKFYNISGWKEKAAKEKFYAVFPSSLAYCITEDGVKSTTTKWHHYDLDSIACPGQKLYDDVKFFREMLTFLQATYPIDPKRVYVSGFSNGGQFTFRLAVEASDVVAAVAPFGCLFPEQGKTPLSLISIYHGLGNMDDRFFGLNNGQPLPMGAPLMELGGMKRSTRTICNTFSLTYDHVLKETINTAFWTFSTPTQGNTNVYHLHEFKDMTHEYPNGDNYPIAATDLLWPFFSKYSK, encoded by the coding sequence ATGAAAAAGAATTTGCTTTTCCTAACCCGTATGGCGCTTGTCCTTGGCACCTTGTTTTTGATGCAGGCTTGTAAAGAAGATGAATTGACGGGGCCTACGGGCGCTGACCTTACCACACAAAAACGCATCGACCACAACCTTACCGTAGATGGCAAAAAGCGGGAGTTTATTGTATTTCAACCAGCGGGCATTCAAGAGAATGCGGCGGCTCCGGTGGTGTTCATGTTGCATGGGACTTCTGGAGATGGTGAGAAATTTTACAACATTTCCGGTTGGAAAGAAAAAGCGGCGAAAGAGAAATTCTATGCGGTATTTCCTTCTTCCCTGGCTTATTGCATCACCGAAGATGGGGTAAAATCCACCACGACCAAGTGGCACCATTACGATCTGGACTCCATTGCCTGCCCTGGCCAAAAACTCTACGATGATGTGAAGTTCTTCCGAGAAATGCTGACATTCCTCCAAGCTACTTATCCAATTGATCCGAAAAGGGTATATGTGAGCGGGTTCTCGAATGGCGGGCAGTTTACCTTCAGGCTTGCCGTAGAAGCATCAGATGTTGTTGCTGCAGTGGCTCCATTTGGTTGTCTTTTTCCCGAGCAGGGTAAAACTCCTTTGTCACTTATCTCAATTTATCACGGTCTTGGGAACATGGACGACCGCTTTTTTGGACTGAACAATGGCCAGCCTTTGCCGATGGGCGCTCCACTAATGGAACTTGGAGGAATGAAAAGATCCACCAGAACGATTTGTAATACTTTTTCCCTGACCTATGACCATGTCCTAAAAGAAACCATCAATACTGCGTTCTGGACTTTTAGTACCCCCACCCAAGGCAACACCAACGTTTACCACCTCCACGAGTTTAAGGACATGACCCATGAGTATCCGAATGGTGATAACTACCCCATTGCAGCAACGGATTTATTGTGGCCGTTTTTTAGCAAATATTCTAAGTGA
- a CDS encoding low molecular weight protein-tyrosine-phosphatase, producing the protein MRILMVCLGNICRSPLAEGILKDKVKKAGLEWEVDSAGIGDWHAGELPDQRSIAIARRFGIDITDQRARQIRKEDLLDFDLILAMDDSNLRQVHLLAKQLSQTKAQVDMIMNYSEPGKNRAVPDPYYGGIDGFEKVFYMLDEATDRILERHQQSEKRIANS; encoded by the coding sequence ATGAGAATACTAATGGTTTGCCTTGGCAACATTTGCCGTTCTCCCCTGGCGGAGGGCATCTTAAAAGACAAGGTGAAAAAAGCAGGTTTGGAATGGGAAGTTGACTCGGCGGGTATTGGAGACTGGCATGCAGGTGAGTTGCCCGATCAGCGCTCGATAGCCATTGCCCGGCGTTTTGGTATCGATATTACCGATCAACGCGCTCGCCAGATCCGCAAGGAGGATCTACTTGATTTTGACCTCATTTTGGCCATGGACGATTCCAACTTGCGCCAGGTTCATTTGCTCGCCAAACAATTAAGCCAAACGAAAGCTCAGGTGGATATGATCATGAATTATTCCGAACCAGGCAAAAACCGCGCGGTTCCCGATCCCTATTATGGGGGTATAGATGGCTTTGAAAAGGTTTTTTACATGCTGGACGAAGCGACAGATCGAATTTTGGAAAGACACCAGCAAAGCGAAAAGCGAATAGCGAATAGCTAA
- a CDS encoding phosphoheptose isomerase — protein sequence MDQNNQQLKAAYNEKGESISPVLPNEVKNFLIDIDGTICDDIPNEEPERMVTVLPYPDALGILNKWYDEGHNVTFFTSRTEEHRQVTEEWLNRNGFKYHGILFGKPRGGNYHWIDNHIVKATRFKGKFTDLVVEKHEIEVFKD from the coding sequence ATGGACCAGAATAACCAGCAGCTTAAGGCAGCTTATAATGAAAAGGGGGAGTCGATTAGCCCTGTTTTACCCAATGAAGTGAAGAACTTCCTCATTGACATTGACGGAACCATCTGTGATGATATTCCCAATGAGGAACCCGAACGAATGGTGACGGTGTTGCCTTATCCTGATGCACTCGGCATCCTGAACAAATGGTACGACGAAGGCCATAATGTTACCTTCTTTACTTCCCGGACGGAAGAACACCGTCAAGTAACCGAAGAATGGCTCAATCGGAATGGGTTTAAATACCACGGCATTCTTTTTGGCAAACCCCGTGGAGGAAACTACCACTGGATTGACAACCACATTGTAAAGGCCACCCGTTTCAAGGGGAAATTTACGGATCTGGTGGTGGAGAAACACGAGATTGAAGTGTTCAAGGATTAG
- a CDS encoding M23 family metallopeptidase, whose amino-acid sequence MAWKFNAERWQKWREYNNKHFRFVIMNEDTFEEVGSYKLTLMNLYVFISTLLVVLTFLVFLLIAYTPIKEYLPGFQPVSNNDRRMLELTREVNRMGQEMQAQEVYIKNLQRMLTGNPLRERDVPQVSPEQNNSKGDAKKVGMSKVDEELRREMELEQVGRIAKKGREQGFAPSEKPMEQLFFAAPVNGEISAHFDRQKSHYGIDVLAPRNTAIKAAMDGYVFLAEWTLETGNTVGIQHDHGILSFYKHNSALLKKVGNFVRAGEAIAIVGNTGVLSSGPHLHFELWHKGKPVNPVDYVTF is encoded by the coding sequence ATGGCTTGGAAGTTTAATGCAGAACGTTGGCAGAAGTGGAGAGAATACAACAACAAACACTTTCGCTTCGTGATCATGAATGAAGATACTTTTGAGGAGGTAGGTTCCTACAAACTTACCTTGATGAATCTGTATGTCTTCATCAGTACCCTTTTGGTGGTGTTGACCTTTTTGGTCTTTCTTTTGATTGCGTATACCCCCATCAAAGAGTATTTGCCGGGGTTTCAGCCCGTGAGCAACAATGACCGCCGGATGTTGGAGCTTACCCGCGAAGTCAACCGGATGGGGCAGGAAATGCAAGCCCAGGAGGTGTACATCAAAAACCTGCAACGGATGCTTACGGGCAATCCACTGCGCGAGCGCGATGTACCCCAGGTGTCGCCAGAGCAAAATAATTCCAAAGGTGATGCCAAAAAAGTGGGCATGTCGAAAGTGGACGAAGAACTGCGGCGCGAAATGGAATTGGAACAGGTGGGTCGCATTGCCAAAAAAGGCCGCGAGCAGGGTTTCGCACCCAGCGAAAAACCGATGGAACAGCTCTTTTTTGCGGCACCTGTCAATGGTGAAATCAGTGCTCATTTTGACCGCCAGAAATCACATTATGGCATAGACGTGCTGGCTCCGCGAAACACGGCCATCAAAGCGGCCATGGATGGCTATGTCTTTTTGGCGGAATGGACCCTCGAAACAGGCAACACCGTGGGCATCCAGCACGACCACGGCATTCTTTCTTTTTACAAGCACAATTCTGCTCTACTCAAAAAGGTAGGCAATTTTGTACGCGCAGGCGAGGCGATAGCCATCGTTGGTAACACGGGCGTACTTTCCAGCGGCCCACATTTGCATTTTGAACTTTGGCACAAGGGCAAGCCCGTCAACCCGGTAGATTACGTTACTTTTTAA